Sequence from the Flavobacterium sp. J372 genome:
GGAATGCTATCGATATCATATCTTTTTTTGATAAATGTGGTCCATAATGTATCTTGCCCAATAACTAAGGTGTCAGCAGTAATTTTTTTAATCTTTAAGCCTTGCCATTTTTTTTTCAAAAAGATTATATATTTTTAAGCTGTCATCTTTGATTGCAAATTTTGTTTCAGTCCCAAGATAGTATTTATTGCTTTTTCTTGATATATCATTATGAAATCCTTCGTAATCAAAATATCCCGGTTTATAATCAACAATACCACCTTCAAGGAATTCAAAGGCTCTATTATCAACTATCGTGATATCTCCATCCTGTTTTAGCTTATCTTCTTCAATAACAGACCAATGACCTAAAAGTAGCTCTTCAGTAGATGATCCATTATTCTTACATGAAGAGATACAAATGATCAATATTATAATAACAATATTTTTCATCTATTTCTTTACAATCCTCCCCGTTCGGGTTACACTTCCTGATTCTGCCCTGTAACTATAAATGCCGTTAGCAAGATTTTGCACGGAAATAGAGTTGCCTTGTGTTGCAGTTTGCTGAAGAACCAGCTGCCCAAGGTTATTGAAGATTGAAATATTTACGCTGTTTGCTGTTGCCGGCAGTATAAAATTTAGCCTGTCGGTTACAGGGTTAGGATATAATAGCAATTGCTGCGTGTTGCCCGTTTCGGTAAGCCCGAGGCCGTTCTGCAGGGCAAGTGAAAAATCAGGCACACCATAGCCGTACTTTGGATCGGGAATCGTGAACCTGTCGGCCGAAGCGCGTACAAGGCTGATCATCTCTAAATTGGTCATATCAGGCAGTGCCTGCCATAAGCATGCTATGAGTCCTGCTGTTATTGGTGATGAAAATGAAGTTCCGCCAACAGTGACGATTTCACCTGCCGGATTGGCGACTACTGCATTGACGCCCTGTGCCACAACATCAGGCTTTACACGGCCGTCAAAAGTTGGCCCATATGAACTAAAGGGCGATATTACTTCCTGGCTGTCAACAGCTCCGACAGTAACGGTATGAGGTGCATCGCCGGGCACATTAATATACGGATTGGCTGTACTGCCACTATTTCCGGCAGAAGTTACCAGTATTATTCCCCGTGAAAAGGCTGCTTCGCTGCCACGGGTTATAAATGCCGTGTTGCCGTTAAGGTCATCATATGTATAGCTGTACGCAGGATTATCATATGTGAAATAGCCAAGCGAAGTATTGATAATATCAACCCCAAGGCTGTCGGACATCTCAGCCGCTTCTACCCAAAGCGATTCTTCAACAGGATTTTCGCTTGCGGCATTTTCAGTTATGAAAAGGTAATAAGAGGCATCCGGCGCCGTACCTACAAGCTGCCCTTCCGTATAGCCGCCCATAGTTGAAAGTACCATGGTACCATGAAAATGGCCCGTAAAAAAGTTGGGATTGCGGTTTACAAAATCATAGCCGCCCAAAATCTGGTTGTTATTAATAAGCCTCTGGAAAGGCTGTGTAGTGTTCACTCCCGGAAACCCCGAATCAAGCACGGCGATAATCTTGCCCGTTCCCGTAAAATCCTGCTGGTGCAGTAAATGCCCGTTTAGCATGGTTACCTGGCTTGATGAATTACCATAGCTATATGTAGCCTGTGCCTGAAGAAATTTGTTTACGGAAGCCATTTGCTGTACCTCTGCCGGGCGGTTTGTGTTGCCGATGCCGTTGCTGGCGAAGTCTATATACGATATAAAAGGCAGCGTAGCCAGAGCATTAATATCAGCAACACTACCGCGTATGTGGAGGGCGTTAAGCCATTTTGATTTGGCCATAACAGTGATGCCCGGTGCTGCTGTTACCTGGGTAATGTAGGTGTTGGAAACCGGCACGTCTTTATTGTCAAGGGTAATTCCCTGTGCCATTCGCCTGTCAAGCGCGCGTTGTGATAGCATTTCCAGCGGGTTGGCAAGGTAGTAAGCCGCATCGGGCTTATCTGTAAAATACACCCACGCATCTTCCTGCGCGTAAAGCGAGGTAATCACAAAAAATAAAAGATACATCAGGCGGAGTTTCATACTCCCAAATGTACGGAATTTAGATTTATGATTTCAGATTTATGGA
This genomic interval carries:
- a CDS encoding S8 family serine peptidase; this translates as MKLRLMYLLFFVITSLYAQEDAWVYFTDKPDAAYYLANPLEMLSQRALDRRMAQGITLDNKDVPVSNTYITQVTAAPGITVMAKSKWLNALHIRGSVADINALATLPFISYIDFASNGIGNTNRPAEVQQMASVNKFLQAQATYSYGNSSSQVTMLNGHLLHQQDFTGTGKIIAVLDSGFPGVNTTQPFQRLINNNQILGGYDFVNRNPNFFTGHFHGTMVLSTMGGYTEGQLVGTAPDASYYLFITENAASENPVEESLWVEAAEMSDSLGVDIINTSLGYFTYDNPAYSYTYDDLNGNTAFITRGSEAAFSRGIILVTSAGNSGSTANPYINVPGDAPHTVTVGAVDSQEVISPFSSYGPTFDGRVKPDVVAQGVNAVVANPAGEIVTVGGTSFSSPITAGLIACLWQALPDMTNLEMISLVRASADRFTIPDPKYGYGVPDFSLALQNGLGLTETGNTQQLLLYPNPVTDRLNFILPATANSVNISIFNNLGQLVLQQTATQGNSISVQNLANGIYSYRAESGSVTRTGRIVKK